In one window of Arachis ipaensis cultivar K30076 chromosome B06, Araip1.1, whole genome shotgun sequence DNA:
- the LOC107645816 gene encoding uncharacterized protein LOC107645816, with the protein MSDGALQVLDGTHLRDVDLTLPPPPELHSAPSGAYILDIAHSRVSASLFGLSLPQRLTATALTRLPAASDHHAFRSAEFDLEKASQILRDYVTAIADELKDNPLVVSILDGSTLNLLLEDEDDFAMLAENLFTDLDVEDKGKISKSQIQNALSQMGVDMGVPPFSEFPQLNDLLRKHGADGEEELGQAQFAQLLQSVLQDLEEDLSKKNVVYIHNIQIINGSKLRQVLGNEEELNSIVEKVLKGKAEAKDGLGSIEIIRSFLEKNAKELGLPRSEANEAVVLLYDDVFTNVAKAKGSAELEKEELVKLVKNILERLAEQLESNPIFEEA; encoded by the exons ATGTCAGACGGAGCATTGCAGGTACTCGACGGAACGCATCTTAGGGACGTCGATCTCACCCTTCCGCCGCCGCCGGAGCTCCATTCCGCACCCTCCGGAGCTTACATACTCGACATTGCTCATTCCAGAGTCTCTGCTTCTCTCTTTGGTCTCTCATTGCCCCAACGTCTCACCGCCACCGCCCTCACGCGCCTCCCCGCCGCCTCCGACCACCACGCTTTCCGGTCAGCAGAGTTCGACCTGGAAAAGGCCTCGCAGATTCTGAGAGACTACGTAACCGCGATCGCCGATGAACTCAAAG ATAATCCTCTTGTTGTATCGATCTTGGATGGAAGCACTCTCAATTTGTTATTAGAGGACGAGGATGATTTTGCTATGTTAGCCGAAAATCTGTTCACAGATTTAGATGTTGAAGATAAGGGAAAGATCAGCAAGAGTCAAATTCAGAATGCGCTGTCCCAGATGGGCGTTGATATGGGCGTTCCTCCTTTCTCAG AATTTCCTCAGCTAAATGACTTGTTGAGAAAACATGGAGCGGATGGAGAGGAAGAATTGGGTCAGGCACAATTTGCACAGCTTCTCCAGTCTGTACTGCAAGATCTGGAAGAGGACCTTTCTAAAAAGAATGTTGTTTATATCCACAATATTCAAATCATAAATGGCTCTAAGCTAAGACAG GTATTGGGCAATGAAGAGGAGCTAAACAGCATCGTCGAGAAGGTATTGAAGGGAAAAGCAGAGGCAAAGGATGGGTTAGGAAGCATAGAAATAATAAGGAGCTTCCTGGAGAAAAACGCTAAGGAGTTAGGTTTACCACGATCTGAAGCTAACGAGGCAGTTGTTCTTCTGTACGATGATGTTTTTACTAATGTTGCGAAAGCAAAAGGCAGTGCAGAGTTAGAGAAAGAGGAGCTGGTAAAACTTGTGAAGAATATACTAGAAAGATTGGCAGAGCAGCTCGAGTCAAATCCTATTTTCGAGGAAGCTTGA
- the LOC107645815 gene encoding GDP-mannose 3,5-epimerase 2, which yields MGSSGTTDYGAYTYQELEREPYWPSEKLRISITGAGGFIASHIARRLKTEGHYIIASDWKKNEHMTEDMFCHEFHLVDLRVMDNCLTVTKGVDHVFNLAADMGGMGFIQSNHSVIMYNNTMISFNMIEAARINGVKRFFYASSACIYPEFKQLETNVSLKESDAWPAEPQDAYGLEKLATEELCKHYNKDFGIECRIGRFHNIYGPFGTWKGGREKAPAAFCRKAITSADRFEMWGDGLQTRSFTFIDECVEGVLRLTKSDFRDPVNIGSDEMVSMNEMAEIVLSFENKKIPIHHIPGPEGVRGRNSDNTLIKEKLGWAPTMKLKDGLRITYFWIKEQLEKEKAQGIDLSSYGSSKVVQTQAPVQLGSLRAADGKE from the exons ATGGGAAGTTCTGGAACAACCGACTATGGTGCATACACCTACCAGGAGCTTGAGAGAGAACCTTACTGGCCATCAGAGAAGCTGAGAATTTCCATCACTGGTGCCGGTGGTTTTATCGCCTCTCACATCGCGCGGCGCCTCAAGACCGAGGGGCATTACATCATTGCCTCTGACTGGAAGAAGAATGAGCACATGACTGAGGATATGTTCTGCCATGAATTCCATCTGGTTGATCTCAGGGTCATGGATAACTGCCTCACTGTTACCAAGGGTGTGGACCATGTTTTCAATCTTGCTGCTGATATGGGTGGCATGGGTTTCATCCAGTCCAACCACTCTGTCATTATGTATAACAACACAATGATTAGCTTTAACATGATTGAGGCTGCCAGGATTAATGGTGTTAAGAG GTTTTTCTATGCCTCTAGTGCTTGTATCTACCCTGAATTCAAACAGTTGGAAACTAATGTCAGTTTGAAGGAGTCTGATGCCTGGCCTGCTGAG CCACAAGATGCATATGGGCTTGAGAAGCTTGCAACAGAAGAGTTATGCAAGCACTATAACAAGGATTTTGGAATTGAGTGTCGCATTGGGAGGTTCCATAATATATATGGTCCTTTTGGGACATGGAAAG GTGGAAGGGAGAAGGCTCCTGCTGCATTTTGTCGAAAGGCAATTACTTCTGCAGATAGATTTGAGATGTGGGGAGATGGATTACAAACACGATCATTTACCTTTATTGACGAGTGTGTTGAAGGTGTTCTTAG ATTGACAAAATCAGATTTTCGGGATCCAGTAAATATTGGAAGTGATGAGATGGTCAGCATGAATGAGATGGCTGAGATTGTTCTTAGCTTTGAGAACAAGAAGATTCCCATACACCACATTCCTGGCCCAGAAGGTGTTCGTGGTCGTAATTCAGACAACACACTAATCAAAGAAAAACTTGGTTGGGCTCCAACTATGAAATTGAAG GATGGTCTAAGAATTACATACTTTTGGATTAAAGAGCAGCTTGAGAAGGAGAAGGCTCAAGGTATTGACTTATCAAGCTATGGCTCATCCAAAGTGGTTCAGACTCAAGCCCCGGTTCAACTGGGTTCACTTCGTGCAGCAGATGGCAAAGAATAA